One genomic region from Halorussus rarus encodes:
- a CDS encoding cupin domain-containing protein, whose product MTDTVALDDLTERPREVAFPGSEPKTVRLSLDAGESVPAHRHPERQIVVHLVSGRLDVRVDGESNVLEPGDLLRFDGRQEVSPRAEADSTALLVLAPRADED is encoded by the coding sequence ATGACCGACACTGTCGCACTCGACGACCTGACCGAGCGCCCCCGCGAGGTTGCGTTCCCGGGGTCGGAACCCAAGACGGTCCGGCTCTCGCTCGACGCGGGCGAGTCGGTGCCGGCCCACCGCCACCCCGAGCGCCAGATCGTGGTCCACCTCGTCTCGGGTCGCCTCGACGTCCGCGTCGACGGCGAGTCGAACGTGCTCGAACCCGGCGACCTCCTGCGGTTCGACGGCCGGCAGGAGGTGTCTCCGAGGGCCGAGGCCGACAGCACCGCGCTGCTCGTGCTCGCGCCGCGGGCCGACGAGGACTGA
- a CDS encoding DUF2249 domain-containing protein: protein MSRLDVREIPPPERHPKIHEEFENLDSGEVLEIVNDHEPKPLFYEMQAEVESFDADAYEVEREGSEKFVARFPKQ from the coding sequence ATGTCCCGATTAGACGTCCGCGAGATTCCGCCGCCGGAGCGACACCCCAAGATACACGAGGAGTTCGAGAACCTAGACAGCGGCGAGGTGCTCGAAATCGTCAACGACCACGAGCCCAAGCCGCTGTTCTACGAGATGCAGGCCGAGGTCGAGTCGTTCGACGCCGACGCGTACGAGGTCGAGCGCGAGGGCAGCGAGAAGTTCGTCGCCCGATTCCCCAAGCAGTAG
- a CDS encoding cupin domain-containing protein: MVATDFDAERAYDDERFSAQSVFRSDRMKVVLGYFEPGQFIPVHAPDSDVAITVREGRGVVRDGDDEHAVGPGDVVVVPAGEDRGVKAGDRRLEATLVTAPPPTDAEHGPVREGLKKGEFEPRGDG, from the coding sequence ATGGTCGCGACCGACTTCGACGCCGAGCGCGCGTACGACGACGAGCGGTTCTCCGCGCAATCCGTCTTCCGGAGCGACCGGATGAAGGTAGTCTTGGGCTACTTCGAGCCCGGCCAGTTCATCCCGGTCCACGCCCCGGACAGCGACGTGGCGATCACTGTCCGGGAGGGACGGGGCGTCGTCCGGGACGGCGACGACGAGCACGCGGTCGGGCCGGGCGACGTGGTGGTCGTGCCCGCCGGCGAGGACCGCGGCGTGAAGGCCGGCGACCGGCGTCTGGAGGCGACGCTGGTGACCGCGCCGCCGCCGACCGACGCCGAGCACGGTCCAGTGCGGGAGGGCCTGAAGAAGGGGGAGTTCGAGCCTCGCGGGGACGGGTGA
- a CDS encoding DUF4177 domain-containing protein, producing the protein MGRTQARRWEYKTLRPPRGETRKEAEDPEAELNDYGADGWELVASVDYTGGGTKYLVFKRPAEPAGENDGDSP; encoded by the coding sequence ATGGGCCGAACGCAAGCGCGTCGCTGGGAGTACAAGACGCTCAGGCCGCCGCGGGGCGAGACCAGGAAGGAGGCCGAGGACCCGGAGGCGGAACTGAACGACTACGGCGCCGACGGCTGGGAGCTGGTCGCGTCCGTCGACTACACCGGCGGCGGGACCAAGTACCTCGTGTTCAAGCGCCCCGCCGAGCCGGCCGGCGAGAACGACGGTGACTCCCCGTGA
- a CDS encoding DUF2249 domain-containing protein, whose translation MTARDYTHDDAATDDTHNDTATDDTHNDTATDDTDRTARELDAREIDGEPFGAIMSALDDLGTDETLVLYNGFEPEPLYGVLDRRGFDHEAERVAPDEWRVEIAPR comes from the coding sequence ATGACCGCGCGCGACTACACTCACGACGACGCCGCGACCGACGACACTCACAACGACACCGCGACCGACGACACTCACAACGACACCGCGACCGACGACACTGACCGAACCGCCCGCGAACTCGACGCCCGCGAGATCGACGGCGAGCCGTTCGGGGCCATCATGTCGGCGCTCGACGACCTGGGGACCGACGAGACGCTGGTGCTCTACAACGGCTTCGAGCCCGAACCGCTCTACGGGGTGCTCGACCGGCGCGGCTTCGACCACGAGGCCGAGCGGGTCGCCCCCGACGAGTGGCGGGTGGAGATCGCACCGCGATGA
- a CDS encoding halocyanin domain-containing protein yields the protein MDRDTLDRRTVLKTMAAGAAAATIAGCSSGGGSGDDGSGGSDTTADGGDSGGSSDSVSFDGWFDGVSNFDGVVDETGKSEVTVKVGSKGNNGNYAFGPAAVKVSTGTKVVWEWTGKGSLHNVVADNGDFESEQKMKEGFTFSHTFDSAGTYKYYCTPHKTMGMKGAIVVE from the coding sequence ATGGACCGAGATACCCTCGACCGACGGACGGTGCTGAAGACGATGGCCGCCGGCGCGGCCGCGGCGACGATCGCGGGCTGTTCGAGCGGCGGCGGCTCGGGAGACGACGGTTCGGGCGGGTCGGACACGACGGCCGACGGTGGCGACTCCGGCGGGAGCAGTGACTCCGTCAGCTTCGACGGCTGGTTCGACGGCGTCTCGAACTTCGACGGCGTGGTCGACGAGACCGGCAAATCCGAGGTCACGGTGAAGGTCGGCTCGAAGGGCAACAACGGCAACTACGCGTTCGGCCCCGCCGCGGTGAAGGTCTCGACCGGCACGAAGGTCGTCTGGGAGTGGACCGGGAAGGGGAGCCTCCACAACGTCGTCGCGGACAACGGCGACTTCGAGAGCGAACAGAAGATGAAGGAGGGCTTCACCTTCTCGCACACGTTCGACAGCGCGGGCACGTACAAGTACTACTGCACGCCCCACAAGACGATGGGGATGAAGGGCGCAATCGTCGTGGAGTGA
- a CDS encoding radical SAM protein, translating into MSKPASRSGGPPRRVDTDERPFVLIWELTRACELTCEHCRADAQPDRHPDELTTAEAKTLLDRTAEFGENQLVVFSGGDPLKRGDAVELVEYGTDVGLHVTMTPSGTASLTREAVGDLADAGLRRMAVSIDGATPERHDAFRGEEGSFRETVSAAQAADAGLPLQVNTTVCRQTIADLPDIADLVADIGAVLWSVFFLVPVGRGAALDPISPDRAERVMEWLVDRRGEWPFGVKTTEAPHYRRVAVQRTEAPPDRQMGITAGDGFAFVSHVGEVYPSGFLPESAGNVRDRSVVDIYRNAELFEKLRDGDALRGKCGACPYRNVCGGSRSRAYATTGDPLEADPLCSFVPEGYDGPLPWDDAGRGGDAGPNDADPNRVAESP; encoded by the coding sequence ATGTCCAAGCCAGCGAGTCGCTCGGGTGGCCCGCCCCGCCGGGTCGACACCGACGAGCGGCCCTTCGTGCTCATCTGGGAGCTGACGCGGGCCTGCGAGCTGACCTGCGAGCACTGCCGGGCCGACGCCCAGCCCGACCGCCACCCCGACGAGCTCACCACCGCCGAAGCGAAGACGCTGCTCGACCGGACCGCCGAGTTCGGCGAGAACCAGCTGGTGGTGTTCTCGGGCGGCGACCCCCTCAAGCGCGGCGACGCGGTCGAGCTGGTGGAGTACGGCACCGACGTCGGCCTCCACGTCACGATGACCCCCAGCGGGACCGCCTCGCTCACCCGGGAGGCGGTCGGCGACCTGGCGGACGCGGGCCTGCGCCGGATGGCGGTCAGCATCGACGGCGCGACCCCGGAGCGCCACGACGCCTTCCGGGGCGAGGAGGGGAGCTTCCGGGAGACGGTGTCGGCCGCGCAGGCCGCCGACGCCGGGCTGCCACTGCAGGTCAACACCACCGTCTGCCGCCAGACCATCGCGGACCTGCCCGACATCGCCGACCTGGTGGCCGACATCGGCGCGGTGCTGTGGAGCGTCTTCTTCCTCGTGCCGGTCGGCCGGGGCGCGGCGCTCGACCCGATTTCGCCCGACCGGGCCGAGCGCGTGATGGAGTGGCTGGTCGACCGACGCGGCGAGTGGCCCTTCGGCGTCAAGACGACCGAGGCGCCCCACTACCGCCGGGTCGCGGTCCAGCGGACCGAGGCCCCGCCCGACCGCCAGATGGGCATCACCGCGGGCGACGGCTTCGCCTTCGTGAGCCACGTCGGCGAGGTGTACCCATCGGGGTTCCTGCCCGAGTCGGCGGGCAACGTCCGGGACCGGAGCGTCGTCGACATCTACCGGAACGCGGAGCTCTTCGAGAAGCTGCGAGACGGGGACGCGCTCCGCGGGAAGTGCGGGGCCTGCCCCTACCGGAACGTCTGCGGCGGCAGCCGGTCGCGGGCCTACGCCACGACCGGCGACCCGCTCGAAGCCGACCCGCTCTGCTCGTTCGTCCCCGAGGGCTACGACGGTCCGCTCCCGTGGGACGACGCCGGGCGAGGCGGCGACGCGGGACCGAACGACGCCGACCCGAACCGGGTCGCCGAATCGCCGTGA
- the hemG gene encoding protoporphyrinogen oxidase, with amino-acid sequence MSVGIVGGGITGLSTHHYLREAGVESVVFEAGDEPGGVIRSRTVEGRVLDFGPQRTRLTPSIRKLVEAVGLGSELREAADPPLYVYHHGKLRRVPQTPREAVTTDLLSWRGKLRALAEPLTGPARHGETVEAFLTRKFGSEVARYYFGPLYGGIYGSHPDEMPVERSLAKALDGAGIEGSVLTSVARKVLAGREAPPIVSFDDGLQRLPEALAAAHAETVRLGTPIREIRRDETGGDRPGEDSQFVLETPDGETAVDDLVVTTPADVTADLLAGLAPESADALRELNYNPQAVVHLHSDADLTGAGYQVQYDEDFYTLGATWNASMLDRDGVYTCYLGGSRNPGLVERSDDRLASVAAAEFEEITGASARPLSVHRLRRGMPAYDRSWAALDRVSTPEGIRLATNYTARAGIPGRVREAKRMAEELAERGDERAAASRAAV; translated from the coding sequence ATGAGCGTCGGCATCGTCGGCGGCGGCATCACGGGACTGTCGACACACCACTACCTCCGCGAGGCGGGCGTCGAGAGCGTCGTCTTCGAGGCCGGCGACGAGCCCGGCGGCGTGATCCGGAGCCGGACGGTCGAGGGCCGGGTGCTGGACTTCGGCCCGCAGCGCACTCGCCTGACGCCGTCCATCCGGAAGCTGGTCGAGGCGGTCGGGCTCGGCTCGGAGCTCCGGGAGGCGGCGGACCCGCCGCTGTACGTCTACCACCACGGGAAGCTCCGGCGGGTGCCACAGACCCCGCGCGAGGCGGTGACGACCGACCTGCTCTCGTGGCGGGGGAAGCTCCGGGCGCTGGCCGAACCCCTGACCGGGCCGGCCCGCCACGGGGAGACCGTCGAGGCGTTCCTGACCCGGAAGTTCGGGTCGGAGGTGGCGCGCTACTACTTCGGCCCGCTGTACGGCGGCATCTACGGCTCGCATCCCGACGAGATGCCGGTCGAACGCTCGCTGGCGAAGGCGCTCGACGGGGCGGGCATCGAAGGGAGCGTGCTGACGTCGGTCGCCCGGAAGGTGCTGGCCGGCCGGGAGGCCCCGCCCATCGTCTCGTTCGACGATGGGCTCCAGCGGCTCCCCGAGGCGCTGGCCGCGGCCCACGCGGAGACGGTCCGGCTCGGAACGCCGATCCGGGAGATCCGGCGCGACGAAACAGGCGGTGACCGTCCGGGAGAGGATTCGCAATTCGTCCTCGAAACGCCGGACGGGGAGACCGCCGTCGACGACCTCGTCGTGACCACGCCGGCGGACGTGACCGCCGACCTGCTCGCCGGCCTCGCGCCCGAGTCGGCCGACGCGCTCCGGGAGCTCAACTACAACCCGCAGGCGGTCGTCCACCTCCACTCGGACGCCGACCTGACCGGCGCGGGCTACCAGGTCCAGTACGACGAGGACTTCTACACGCTCGGCGCGACGTGGAACGCCAGCATGCTCGACCGCGACGGCGTCTACACCTGCTACCTCGGCGGGTCGCGGAACCCCGGCCTGGTCGAGCGGAGCGACGACCGACTGGCATCGGTGGCAGCGGCGGAGTTCGAGGAGATTACGGGAGCGTCCGCACGTCCGTTGTCCGTCCACCGGCTCCGGCGGGGGATGCCGGCCTACGACCGCAGTTGGGCGGCGCTCGACCGGGTGTCGACGCCCGAGGGGATTCGGCTCGCCACGAACTACACCGCGCGGGCCGGGATTCCGGGCAGAGTTCGGGAGGCGAAGCGGATGGCCGAGGAGCTGGCCGAACGCGGAGACGAGCGCGCCGCGGCGTCGAGAGCGGCGGTTTGA
- a CDS encoding helix-turn-helix domain-containing protein: protein MPTAKLHITLPEGIWISEVSTAHPDAEFRVLAAFPAEETGVGLLEVTSSDLPAVVGAMDDREDIVRLDLQQASEESALVEFETTAPLLLFSVQESGLPLELPFTIVDGVAEVELTASRDRLSAFTAQLEAFGMSFDVEYVRELVNSESLLTDRQRELLNAAVDEGYYDTPRECSLTELAEEAGVAKSTASETLHRVEEKIVKEYVEG, encoded by the coding sequence ATGCCCACCGCGAAGCTCCACATCACGCTCCCCGAGGGAATCTGGATATCCGAGGTGTCGACCGCACACCCCGACGCCGAGTTCCGGGTGCTGGCGGCGTTCCCGGCCGAGGAGACCGGCGTCGGCCTGCTGGAAGTCACGTCGTCGGACCTGCCGGCGGTCGTCGGCGCGATGGACGACCGCGAGGACATCGTGCGGCTCGACCTCCAGCAGGCCTCCGAGGAGAGCGCGCTGGTCGAGTTCGAGACCACCGCGCCGCTGCTGCTGTTCTCGGTTCAGGAGTCGGGACTGCCGCTCGAACTCCCGTTCACCATCGTCGACGGCGTCGCGGAGGTCGAACTCACCGCCTCGCGCGACCGGCTCTCGGCGTTCACCGCCCAGCTGGAGGCGTTCGGCATGTCGTTCGACGTCGAGTACGTCCGGGAGCTGGTCAACTCCGAGAGCCTGCTGACCGACCGCCAGCGCGAACTGCTCAACGCCGCGGTCGATGAGGGGTACTACGACACCCCGCGGGAGTGCTCGCTGACCGAACTCGCCGAGGAGGCCGGCGTGGCGAAGTCGACCGCGAGCGAGACGCTCCACCGCGTCGAGGAGAAGATCGTCAAGGAGTACGTCGAGGGGTAG
- a CDS encoding DUF2249 domain-containing protein produces the protein MQTDYAERAVERTDAPGDRTTEVLDVRELGPPKPLTETLETLPDLADEAVLVQVNDRAPQHLYPKLSDRGYAFETVTDGDVTLTAIWTEG, from the coding sequence ATGCAGACCGACTACGCGGAGCGCGCGGTCGAGCGCACCGACGCCCCGGGCGACCGGACGACCGAGGTGCTGGACGTGCGGGAGCTCGGCCCGCCGAAGCCGCTGACCGAGACCCTCGAGACGCTGCCGGACCTCGCCGACGAGGCGGTCCTGGTGCAGGTCAACGACCGGGCGCCCCAGCACCTCTACCCGAAGCTCTCCGACAGGGGGTACGCGTTCGAGACCGTGACGGACGGGGACGTCACGCTGACGGCCATCTGGACGGAGGGGTGA
- a CDS encoding DUF7511 domain-containing protein, translating to MTNTAPTDTDDESPPTAPTLPDRAGELIAIVVEREAGPDECTLYPRGASDEALVTEWITAETESYVALREMR from the coding sequence ATGACGAACACCGCGCCCACCGACACCGACGACGAATCGCCGCCGACCGCCCCGACGCTGCCCGACCGCGCCGGCGAACTAATCGCAATCGTGGTCGAGCGCGAGGCCGGGCCCGACGAGTGCACGCTCTATCCTCGCGGCGCGTCGGACGAGGCGCTCGTCACCGAGTGGATCACCGCCGAGACGGAGTCGTACGTCGCCCTCCGCGAGATGCGGTGA
- a CDS encoding universal stress protein, whose translation MYDTVLLPTDGSDAMQTVVEHARDVAERRGADVHVLYVVDDRAFLTLDDDRVPNVTDRLREQGERATDETASAFDAGLDVTTEIREGNPADEILAVADERDVDLVVMGTHGSDPTRNLLGSVSQKVVTLSSAPVLTVNIADADD comes from the coding sequence ATGTACGATACGGTGCTGCTTCCGACCGACGGGAGCGACGCGATGCAGACTGTGGTCGAACACGCCCGCGACGTGGCCGAGCGCCGCGGCGCCGACGTCCACGTCCTCTACGTCGTGGACGACCGGGCGTTCCTGACGCTCGACGACGACCGCGTCCCGAACGTGACCGACCGCCTCCGCGAGCAGGGCGAGCGCGCGACCGACGAGACCGCGAGCGCGTTCGACGCCGGCCTCGACGTCACCACCGAGATCCGGGAGGGCAACCCCGCCGACGAGATCCTGGCGGTCGCCGACGAGCGCGACGTCGACCTCGTCGTGATGGGGACCCACGGTTCGGACCCGACCCGCAACCTGCTCGGCAGCGTCTCCCAGAAGGTCGTCACCCTCTCGTCGGCGCCCGTGCTGACGGTGAACATCGCCGACGCGGACGACTGA
- a CDS encoding universal stress protein, translating into MTIVVPFDGSELSAVALVRATDLGEAFGEGVLAVTVVPENNAEYARERDWLGPDGEFHAPTVVGRIRERVADLAPQADFRHETVGRYAPSGTIAAELRRLARAEDASLVVVGSDNAGHLVASIRSVGSSVAADEAFDVLIVRRAVPTDAVGDDARSR; encoded by the coding sequence ATGACAATCGTCGTTCCGTTCGACGGGTCCGAGCTCTCGGCGGTCGCGCTCGTCCGGGCGACCGACCTCGGGGAGGCGTTCGGCGAGGGCGTCCTCGCGGTCACCGTCGTGCCGGAGAACAACGCGGAGTACGCCCGCGAGCGCGACTGGCTGGGACCCGACGGGGAGTTCCACGCGCCGACGGTCGTGGGGCGGATCCGCGAGCGAGTCGCCGACCTCGCGCCGCAGGCGGACTTCCGGCACGAGACCGTCGGCCGGTACGCCCCCTCGGGCACCATCGCCGCCGAACTGCGTCGGCTCGCGCGGGCCGAGGACGCCTCGCTGGTCGTGGTCGGGAGCGACAACGCCGGCCACCTGGTCGCGTCGATCCGCAGCGTCGGCAGTTCGGTCGCCGCCGACGAGGCGTTCGACGTGCTCATCGTCCGCCGGGCCGTCCCGACCGACGCGGTCGGGGACGACGCCCGGAGCCGGTAG
- a CDS encoding DoxX family protein has translation MATRSSDFGTEANVFESDVAGITVRGKAHSLSAWFVVALRLMMGYAFLHSGWSKLTAAEPFGAAGYLTNVTAASPLSGLFHWMGTTPWFVEFVNVAVPWGEFLIGLGLLVGAVTRLAAFFGALMMLLFYFGNWSVEHGLVNGDFAYMLVFLAVAAFGAGRILGLDALIERYRLDGEALVERYPRLRYVLG, from the coding sequence ATGGCCACCAGATCATCCGACTTCGGCACCGAGGCGAACGTCTTCGAGAGCGACGTCGCCGGAATCACCGTCCGGGGGAAGGCCCACAGCCTCAGCGCGTGGTTCGTGGTCGCGCTCCGGCTCATGATGGGCTACGCGTTCCTCCACTCCGGGTGGAGCAAGCTCACGGCCGCCGAGCCGTTCGGGGCAGCGGGCTACCTCACCAACGTGACCGCCGCCAGCCCGCTGTCCGGGCTGTTCCACTGGATGGGGACGACCCCGTGGTTCGTGGAGTTCGTCAACGTCGCGGTCCCGTGGGGCGAGTTCCTCATCGGGCTGGGGCTGCTCGTGGGCGCGGTGACCCGCCTGGCGGCGTTCTTCGGCGCGCTCATGATGCTCCTGTTCTACTTCGGGAACTGGAGCGTCGAGCACGGCCTGGTCAACGGCGACTTCGCGTACATGCTGGTGTTCCTCGCGGTCGCGGCGTTCGGCGCGGGCCGCATCCTCGGCCTCGACGCCCTCATCGAGCGGTACCGGCTCGACGGCGAGGCGCTGGTCGAGCGCTACCCGCGGCTCCGGTACGTCCTCGGGTGA
- a CDS encoding creatininase family protein, with product MTEPVVSREAPVELAECTWEEVEAALDAGTETAVVAVGSVEQHGPHLPLVMDALAGDELARRIAEKLGDALAAPTIRPGCSGHHMEFPGTITVPPETLMDLVRSYCRSLGDHGFQHLVLVPTHGGNFAPVDTVVPEIAREIDANVVALTDLEELMELQNEGLREAGVEYEEPVVHAGAVETAVVLAVAEGLVRTDRLEVGQEGEVSTARLLSEGFAAITENGVLGDPREATAEAGETILEKITDAYVERIEAARDVV from the coding sequence ATGACGGAACCGGTAGTGAGCCGCGAGGCCCCGGTCGAGTTGGCCGAGTGCACGTGGGAAGAGGTCGAGGCGGCGCTGGACGCCGGCACCGAGACGGCGGTCGTCGCCGTCGGCTCGGTCGAACAGCACGGTCCCCATCTCCCGCTCGTCATGGACGCGCTCGCAGGCGACGAGCTCGCGCGCCGCATCGCCGAGAAGCTCGGAGACGCGCTGGCCGCGCCGACGATTCGGCCGGGCTGTTCGGGCCACCACATGGAATTCCCGGGAACCATCACGGTGCCGCCCGAGACACTGATGGACCTGGTCCGGTCGTACTGCCGGTCGCTGGGCGACCACGGCTTCCAGCACCTCGTGCTCGTGCCGACCCACGGCGGGAACTTCGCGCCGGTCGACACCGTCGTCCCCGAGATCGCCCGCGAGATCGACGCGAACGTCGTCGCACTGACCGACCTGGAGGAGCTGATGGAACTGCAGAACGAGGGGTTGCGGGAGGCGGGCGTCGAGTACGAGGAGCCGGTGGTCCACGCCGGCGCGGTCGAGACCGCCGTAGTGCTCGCGGTCGCCGAGGGACTGGTCCGGACCGACCGCCTCGAGGTCGGCCAGGAGGGCGAGGTGTCGACCGCACGGCTGCTCAGCGAGGGATTCGCGGCTATCACGGAGAACGGCGTCCTCGGCGACCCGCGAGAGGCGACCGCGGAAGCCGGCGAGACCATCTTGGAGAAGATAACCGACGCGTACGTCGAACGCATCGAGGCGGCCCGCGACGTGGTCTGA
- a CDS encoding DUF7521 family protein, producing MVHVTSTVVALKTVTLVLGGLITYFAFKAYRRTGARALRALALGFGTVTLGSLLAGLVDRLLVTAGEVALVVESALTAVGFAIILYSLYAE from the coding sequence ATGGTGCACGTCACCTCGACCGTCGTCGCGCTCAAGACGGTGACGCTGGTGCTGGGCGGGCTCATCACCTACTTCGCGTTCAAGGCCTATCGCCGGACCGGGGCCAGAGCGCTCCGGGCGCTGGCGCTGGGCTTCGGCACCGTCACGCTCGGGTCGCTGCTCGCTGGCCTCGTCGACCGGCTGCTCGTCACCGCCGGCGAGGTCGCGCTCGTCGTCGAGAGCGCGCTGACCGCGGTCGGGTTCGCCATCATCCTCTACTCGCTGTACGCCGAGTGA
- a CDS encoding winged helix-turn-helix domain-containing protein has protein sequence MVRDPFAAEDAPDLQPVLDALDDPDCRRIVRQLDEPMTASEISTQCDIPTSTTYRKLERLTDASILSEKTAIRTDGHHTSEYTVAFEEVSVFLDEGRQFEVSISRPTRSADEQLAGLWAEVRKET, from the coding sequence ATGGTCCGCGACCCGTTCGCGGCGGAGGACGCTCCCGACCTCCAACCCGTCCTCGACGCCCTGGACGACCCCGACTGCCGGCGCATCGTCCGCCAACTCGACGAACCCATGACAGCAAGCGAGATTTCCACCCAGTGTGACATCCCGACCTCGACGACGTACCGGAAGCTCGAGCGACTCACCGACGCTTCGATTCTCTCGGAGAAGACCGCCATCCGGACCGACGGGCACCACACCTCCGAGTACACGGTGGCGTTCGAGGAGGTGTCGGTGTTCCTGGACGAGGGCCGGCAGTTCGAGGTGTCGATATCCCGACCGACCCGGTCGGCCGACGAGCAGCTCGCGGGCCTCTGGGCCGAGGTCCGCAAGGAGACCTGA
- a CDS encoding response regulator has product MPIELPMTETPTVLIVDDNRPLADGFARALPDEYDVVTAYTGEEARESFHEGVDAVLLDRRLPDASGDDILDEIRASDCDCRVAVVSADERPPDFECDTYLTKPLAGTDVIRETVADLLDLNASI; this is encoded by the coding sequence GTGCCTATCGAACTCCCCATGACCGAGACGCCGACCGTACTGATCGTCGACGACAACCGCCCGCTGGCGGACGGCTTCGCCCGCGCCCTCCCCGACGAGTACGACGTCGTCACCGCTTACACCGGCGAGGAGGCCCGTGAGTCGTTCCACGAGGGGGTCGACGCGGTGCTGCTGGACCGACGCCTGCCGGACGCCTCGGGCGACGACATCCTCGACGAGATCCGGGCGAGCGACTGCGACTGTCGGGTCGCGGTCGTCTCGGCGGACGAACGACCCCCGGACTTCGAGTGCGACACCTACCTCACCAAGCCGCTCGCCGGGACGGACGTCATCCGCGAGACGGTGGCCGACCTGCTCGACCTGAACGCCTCGATCTGA
- a CDS encoding potassium channel family protein, which produces MRLVIVGAGRVGLRTARILQEEGHEVTVVDDDPDKADRAREEEFMVVEGDGASEEVLEQTDPETADAVGGLTGDLNVNFAACMIGKHFGCRTVLRIDEDYREDIYHKFADDVDEVVYPERLGAAGAKTALLGGDFNVIADLTEQLQLTTVVVPDDSPVVGQQVSSVELPEDARIYAHGRAREHMTIPLPNATIEGDDQVAVIADQSALAEVRRRLQGEAAEPAD; this is translated from the coding sequence ATGAGACTCGTTATCGTGGGTGCGGGCCGCGTCGGGCTCCGCACCGCCCGCATCCTCCAGGAGGAGGGCCACGAGGTGACCGTGGTCGACGACGACCCCGACAAGGCCGACCGCGCCCGGGAAGAGGAGTTCATGGTCGTGGAGGGCGACGGCGCCAGCGAGGAGGTGCTCGAACAGACCGACCCCGAGACCGCCGACGCCGTCGGCGGGCTGACCGGCGACCTCAACGTCAACTTCGCGGCGTGCATGATCGGCAAGCACTTCGGCTGTCGGACCGTGCTGCGCATCGACGAGGACTACCGCGAGGACATCTACCACAAGTTCGCCGACGACGTCGACGAGGTGGTCTACCCGGAGCGGCTCGGCGCGGCGGGCGCGAAGACCGCGCTGCTCGGCGGCGACTTCAACGTCATCGCCGACCTGACCGAGCAGCTCCAGCTGACCACCGTGGTCGTGCCCGACGACTCGCCGGTCGTGGGCCAGCAGGTCAGCTCGGTCGAACTCCCCGAGGACGCCCGCATCTACGCCCACGGCCGGGCGCGCGAGCACATGACCATCCCGCTCCCGAACGCGACCATCGAGGGCGACGACCAGGTCGCGGTCATCGCCGACCAGTCGGCGCTGGCGGAGGTGCGCCGGCGGCTCCAGGGCGAGGCGGCCGAGCCCGCCGACTGA